From one Caldithrix abyssi DSM 13497 genomic stretch:
- a CDS encoding bifunctional nuclease family protein, with amino-acid sequence MVEVRVNGIFMTQTQASGIILKEQDGDRALPIVIGEYEAQAIALALENLKPPRPITHDLAANILETLGVEMEQVIITELKDNTYYAIIKLNYAGQLFEIDSRPSDAIALALRLGTPIFVDEMVMEQASYVPEEEEADEFGESKSGNKSFMKHTKEDELELLREQLKKAVENEEYEKAAKIRDKIKRMESGS; translated from the coding sequence ATGGTAGAAGTCCGTGTAAATGGGATATTTATGACCCAAACACAGGCCAGCGGGATCATTTTAAAAGAGCAAGACGGCGACCGCGCCCTGCCGATTGTAATCGGTGAATATGAAGCCCAGGCTATTGCGCTGGCCCTGGAAAATTTAAAACCGCCGCGTCCCATTACACATGATCTGGCAGCCAATATTCTGGAAACGCTGGGCGTTGAAATGGAGCAGGTGATCATCACGGAATTAAAGGATAACACATATTATGCGATAATTAAGCTAAATTATGCCGGACAGTTGTTTGAAATCGATTCACGGCCAAGCGACGCCATTGCTCTTGCGTTAAGGCTGGGAACACCCATTTTTGTTGATGAGATGGTGATGGAGCAGGCTTCTTATGTTCCTGAGGAAGAAGAAGCGGATGAGTTTGGCGAATCCAAAAGCGGAAACAAGAGTTTTATGAAACATACCAAAGAAGACGAACTGGAATTATTGCGGGAACAGTTGAAAAAAGCGGTTGAGAATGAAGAATATGAAAAAGCGGCTAAAATAAGGGACAAGATAAAACGGATGGAATCCGGTTCTTGA
- a CDS encoding MBL fold metallo-hydrolase produces MPNYNFLFKIYGVRGSYPIAPVEGTQFGGNTTCVMARTPDHVVIFDAGSGIIPLGKELLPEILEHQKKSDGPFHITILFTHTHIDHILGLPYFTPIYMPQVHLHFVGPPTVGVDFETILRTQVLPQYFPVSMDEFRSQKSFYNVSENTFVYFNDSKEPVIGDVRHQKPGQFGFRIDTMKYYFHPKDGTYLYNILWNDHKITFATDIEGYKGGDQRLIKFAQNADILIHDAQYTEEQYKMFCGYGHSSFVMACDTAREAGAKKLLLFHHDPNNSDEQLKTLEKDAQKLFPQAELAKEGWSWQV; encoded by the coding sequence ATGCCCAATTATAATTTTCTATTTAAGATTTACGGTGTAAGAGGAAGCTATCCTATTGCGCCGGTTGAAGGAACGCAATTTGGCGGAAATACGACTTGCGTGATGGCCCGAACGCCAGACCATGTGGTCATATTTGATGCAGGCAGCGGAATCATTCCCCTTGGTAAAGAGCTTTTGCCCGAGATTCTGGAACATCAAAAAAAGTCAGACGGTCCGTTTCACATCACCATTCTTTTTACGCACACGCACATCGATCATATTTTAGGGCTGCCTTATTTTACACCGATTTACATGCCTCAGGTCCACTTACATTTTGTTGGGCCGCCTACCGTAGGCGTTGATTTTGAAACCATTTTACGGACTCAGGTTTTGCCGCAATATTTTCCGGTGAGCATGGATGAATTCCGCAGTCAAAAGTCTTTTTACAATGTGAGTGAAAATACCTTTGTCTATTTTAACGATTCAAAAGAGCCCGTCATTGGAGATGTACGCCATCAAAAGCCCGGTCAATTCGGTTTTCGGATCGACACCATGAAGTATTATTTCCATCCCAAAGACGGAACGTATTTGTACAACATTTTGTGGAATGACCATAAAATTACGTTTGCCACAGATATTGAAGGTTACAAAGGCGGCGATCAGCGTTTAATCAAGTTCGCGCAAAATGCCGATATTCTGATTCACGACGCGCAGTACACTGAAGAGCAGTACAAGATGTTTTGCGGATACGGCCACAGCAGCTTTGTGATGGCCTGCGATACAGCCCGGGAAGCCGGTGCAAAAAAATTGCTTCTATTCCATCATGACCCCAATAATTCAGACGAGCAACTGAAGACACTTGAAAAGGATGCGCAAAAGTTGTTCCCGCAGGCCGAACTGGCTAAAGAGGGCTGGAGCTGGCAGGTCTGA